In Fundidesulfovibrio putealis DSM 16056, a genomic segment contains:
- a CDS encoding response regulator produces the protein MTTPIRLLAVDDEERFVSTLARLLSLRNMQVSVALSGEEALEKFSPGAFDVALVDVKMPGISGVDLLTELKKRDPELEVIILTGHASVDIAAEIMSRGGSDYLLKPCPTAEVEGKILSAMERRAARSGG, from the coding sequence ATGACCACTCCCATCCGCCTTCTTGCCGTGGACGACGAGGAGCGTTTCGTGTCCACCCTGGCGCGGCTTCTTTCCCTCAGAAACATGCAGGTGAGCGTGGCCCTGAGCGGAGAGGAGGCCCTGGAGAAGTTCTCGCCGGGCGCGTTCGACGTGGCCCTGGTGGACGTGAAGATGCCGGGGATTTCCGGCGTGGACCTGCTGACGGAGCTCAAGAAGCGCGACCCGGAGCTTGAGGTGATCATCCTCACCGGGCACGCTTCGGTGGACATCGCCGCCGAGATCATGAGCCGGGGCGGTTCGGACTACCTGCTCAAGCCCTGCCCTACCGCCGAAGTGGAGGGGAAGATTCTCTCCGCCATGGAGCGGCGGGCCGCGCGATCGGGGGGATGA
- a CDS encoding PEP-CTERM sorting domain-containing protein — translation MKRLSPSLLLFVFSMLLGSTAKANLYTLADWTSGAYNFTDVYYSTETNLIWYSKSPYVHSGGNGSSVMDEWYYDGITYGAVPWANALTLSSGNIVLDDWRLPEVTVTTNADGTKSFAGEIESMLSGIGGVSNVDKYFQRVYTDGNWPQNIWTSTPVDPQNSINVWAFNVTGPGQYIQASTTLGVYQAYMTTFVVMSADGINGGPAVPEPGTMLLMGIGAAGVVFMRRRTLKNAA, via the coding sequence ATGAAAAGGCTGTCCCCATCCTTACTCTTGTTTGTGTTCAGCATGTTGCTGGGTTCCACTGCCAAGGCAAATCTTTATACGCTTGCCGATTGGACAAGTGGGGCGTACAATTTTACTGATGTGTACTACTCAACAGAAACAAATCTTATATGGTATTCGAAGTCTCCGTACGTACACTCAGGTGGCAACGGTTCCAGCGTGATGGATGAGTGGTATTATGATGGGATTACGTATGGCGCAGTCCCGTGGGCGAATGCCTTGACACTGTCGAGCGGCAATATTGTGTTGGATGACTGGAGACTCCCAGAAGTTACTGTTACGACGAACGCTGATGGGACAAAGTCTTTTGCAGGAGAAATTGAATCCATGCTGTCCGGAATAGGTGGAGTCAGCAATGTCGATAAATATTTCCAGCGGGTATACACTGATGGTAATTGGCCTCAAAACATATGGACAAGTACACCAGTTGATCCGCAGAACAGCATCAATGTGTGGGCGTTTAACGTGACTGGTCCTGGTCAATACATCCAGGCAAGCACAACTCTTGGTGTGTATCAGGCTTATATGACCACATTCGTAGTGATGTCCGCCGATGGCATAAACGGGGGACCCGCCGTTCCAGAGCCTGGCACCATGCTCCTCATGGGGATTGGTGCTGCTGGCGTTGTCTTCATGCGCCGCCGCACTTTAAAGAATGCTGCATAG
- a CDS encoding sensor histidine kinase, translated as MPEPGCLAALAAGLVVLAALVPAPWSLAPAALALWLGWTIFRQFKSCLMRSESQKCALDEQLFQSQKLAAIGEIASGIAHEINNPLAVITQEAEWMAHLLGQPEPPIDDARQSLATIQGQVSRCADITHNLLNLARTWKPIRQPADLNRCVEDMARLVEREARPNNITLAREFATDLPKVPLDPPLYRQAVLNLLVNAMQAVGPGGTVTVSTGITPDGKAFTRVADTGPGIAPENLGRVFDPFFTTKAPGKGTGLGLAITQRIVDRLGGFISAANLPGRGACFTITLPITEKTP; from the coding sequence ATGCCTGAACCGGGTTGCCTCGCCGCTTTGGCCGCCGGGCTTGTGGTCCTGGCGGCGCTTGTCCCCGCACCCTGGTCGCTGGCCCCGGCAGCGCTGGCCCTGTGGCTTGGCTGGACAATCTTCAGGCAGTTCAAGAGCTGCCTCATGCGTTCGGAGTCGCAGAAGTGCGCCCTGGACGAACAGCTCTTCCAGTCGCAGAAGCTGGCGGCCATCGGCGAGATAGCCTCGGGCATCGCACACGAGATCAACAACCCCCTGGCGGTCATCACCCAGGAGGCCGAGTGGATGGCCCACCTGCTCGGCCAGCCTGAGCCGCCCATCGACGACGCCCGCCAGAGCCTGGCCACCATCCAGGGGCAGGTGAGCCGCTGCGCGGACATCACCCACAACCTGCTCAATCTGGCCCGCACCTGGAAGCCCATCCGCCAGCCCGCCGACCTCAACCGCTGCGTGGAGGACATGGCCCGGCTGGTGGAACGCGAAGCCCGCCCCAACAACATCACCCTGGCGCGCGAATTCGCGACGGACCTGCCCAAGGTCCCGCTGGACCCGCCGCTGTACCGTCAGGCGGTGCTCAACCTGCTGGTGAACGCCATGCAGGCGGTCGGCCCCGGCGGCACGGTGACGGTCTCCACCGGAATCACCCCGGACGGCAAGGCCTTCACCCGCGTGGCCGACACCGGGCCTGGCATCGCGCCCGAGAACCTGGGCCGCGTGTTCGATCCCTTTTTCACCACCAAGGCCCCCGGCAAAGGCACCGGCCTTGGTCTTGCCATCACCCAGCGCATCGTGGACAGGCTGGGCGGCTTCATAAGCGCCGCCAACCTGCCCGGACGCGGCGCGTGCTTCACCATCACCCTGCCCATAACGGAGAAGACCCCATGA